The following are encoded in a window of Paenibacillaceae bacterium GAS479 genomic DNA:
- a CDS encoding L,D-transpeptidase catalytic domain translates to MPQYRIIVDLSDRALYLLDGDQVVRQFPIAVGKILTKTPTGELRIINKQENPGGPFGVLWMGLSKPHYGIHGTNDPSSIGRAVSHGCIRMYNDDVLALSALVPLGTRVTIRP, encoded by the coding sequence ATGCCCCAATATCGCATTATCGTGGATTTATCCGATCGTGCTCTATATTTGCTGGATGGAGACCAAGTCGTCCGACAGTTCCCGATCGCCGTCGGCAAAATACTAACCAAAACGCCAACAGGCGAACTGAGAATCATCAACAAACAGGAAAATCCCGGAGGGCCTTTCGGAGTGCTCTGGATGGGCCTTTCCAAGCCTCACTACGGTATTCATGGTACTAATGATCCGTCATCGATCGGCAGAGCGGTCTCTCATGGCTGCATTAGAATGTATAATGATGATGTTCTGGCGCTATCCGCGCTTGTTCCGCTAGGAACGCGGGTTACGATTCGGCCTTAA
- a CDS encoding S-layer homology domain-containing protein: protein MHKNLSAQKLLASSLAALMLATAAPQVAGAFSDVDQDSNALSIRSLEQAGLITGTGSGEFQPKSAMTYSQAVSLLVKAFGLKLDAIQFIQKPEASQYFPSMSDTAWYSKPFLIAAINGLDLDNEVKPSASISREQFAHLLLQAILTTGDYSFNNLGIVLADEKQIAEPYRGSVQLLLTSNISKLDDSGQFKPKEAVSRSDAAAWVDGGLKFMDKIKQNGNPDKPSSSVTPLQGLSLDTADQDEHVRKVTVTAQAPNPGYGLRISGVRFSGDKAYISVEAIKPEPGRMYPQVITDVSAVTYIDASYTPVLESTGDEGSSQPFKGGILPGKNAR from the coding sequence ATGCACAAAAACTTATCCGCACAAAAATTGCTCGCAAGCAGCCTCGCGGCGCTCATGCTGGCGACTGCGGCGCCGCAAGTTGCAGGGGCCTTCTCAGATGTGGATCAGGATTCCAATGCTCTGTCCATCCGCAGCCTGGAGCAGGCAGGACTGATCACCGGAACCGGCTCCGGTGAGTTCCAGCCCAAGTCGGCCATGACCTACTCGCAAGCCGTATCATTGCTAGTGAAGGCTTTCGGCCTCAAACTGGATGCCATCCAGTTCATCCAAAAGCCCGAGGCAAGTCAATATTTCCCTAGCATGAGCGATACGGCGTGGTATTCGAAACCTTTTCTTATCGCCGCAATTAATGGACTCGACCTCGACAATGAAGTCAAGCCATCCGCTTCGATCAGCCGCGAGCAATTCGCCCATCTACTGCTGCAAGCGATTTTGACAACCGGCGACTACAGCTTCAACAATCTCGGGATCGTGCTCGCCGACGAGAAGCAGATAGCTGAGCCTTACCGGGGAAGCGTGCAACTGCTCCTGACGAGCAACATCAGCAAGCTCGACGATAGTGGACAATTCAAACCCAAAGAAGCTGTCTCGCGCAGCGACGCGGCAGCCTGGGTAGATGGGGGATTGAAATTCATGGATAAAATCAAGCAAAATGGCAATCCAGACAAGCCCTCTTCTTCCGTAACACCTTTACAAGGGCTTTCGCTCGATACGGCGGATCAGGACGAGCATGTTCGCAAAGTAACCGTGACAGCTCAAGCGCCGAACCCCGGATACGGGCTTCGCATCAGCGGTGTCCGCTTTAGTGGGGACAAGGCATATATTTCAGTAGAAGCTATTAAGCCTGAACCGGGTCGCATGTATCCACAGGTCATTACCGATGTTTCTGCCGTCACTTATATTGATGCATCGTACACCCCAGTATTGGAATCAACCGGTGACGAAGGCAGCAGCCAACCCTTTAAGGGAGGAATCCTCCCCGGGAAAAATGCACGTTAA